The Planococcus liqunii genome includes a region encoding these proteins:
- the hprK gene encoding HPr(Ser) kinase/phosphatase: MGQVTVKQVMDMFDLDLISGEEGLGRRIPISDISRPGLEMAGYFTHYPANRIQMLGKTELSFFALLEARERTERMFKLCTDDTPAIIVAHGMDVPNELVDASGRKHVPVLRTKMPTTRFSSLLTNYLESQLAPTTAVHGVLVDIYGVGVLITGKSGVGKSETALELVKKGHRLVADDCVEIHQEGENTLVGHPPKLIEHLLEIRGVGIIDIMTLFGASAVRTFKRISLVIDLEIWDQDKTYDRLGLEEEKMRIIDTDLTKLTIPVRPGRNLAVIIEVAAMNYRLKRMGVNAAEEFSKRLDEVIAQDTN, from the coding sequence ATGGGACAAGTTACAGTAAAGCAAGTCATGGATATGTTTGACTTAGATTTAATCAGCGGAGAAGAAGGACTGGGACGCCGTATTCCCATCAGTGACATTTCTCGTCCTGGACTTGAAATGGCAGGATACTTTACGCATTACCCGGCAAACCGGATCCAAATGCTCGGCAAAACCGAGCTGTCGTTTTTTGCCCTGCTGGAAGCTCGGGAACGGACAGAGCGGATGTTTAAACTCTGCACGGATGACACACCGGCCATTATTGTGGCGCACGGCATGGACGTGCCAAATGAATTGGTGGATGCGTCCGGCCGCAAGCACGTGCCGGTACTCCGCACGAAGATGCCGACAACCCGATTCTCCAGTTTGCTGACCAACTACCTGGAAAGCCAATTAGCTCCGACTACAGCCGTCCATGGCGTATTGGTCGATATTTACGGCGTGGGCGTATTGATTACCGGAAAGAGCGGCGTCGGTAAAAGTGAAACCGCATTGGAGCTTGTGAAAAAAGGTCATCGCCTCGTAGCGGATGATTGTGTGGAAATTCATCAAGAAGGCGAGAACACGCTGGTCGGCCATCCGCCGAAACTGATCGAGCACCTGCTCGAAATTCGCGGAGTCGGCATTATCGATATCATGACCTTGTTTGGTGCAAGTGCTGTCCGGACATTCAAGCGGATTTCACTTGTCATCGATCTGGAAATCTGGGATCAGGACAAAACATACGACCGCCTCGGTTTGGAAGAAGAAAAAATGCGGATCATCGATACCGATTTAACAAAGCTGACGATTCCTGTTCGCCCTGGGCGAAACTTAGCCGTTATTATTGAAGTGGCTGCAATGAATTATCGCTTGAAACGCATGGGCGTCAACGCAGCAGAAGAATTTTCGAAACGGCTCGATGAAGTAATCGCTCAAGATACAAACTAA
- a CDS encoding GTP-binding protein, whose translation MNKTIGILAHVDAGKTTFSEQLLYHTKSIRRRGRVDHQDAFLDSHEIEKNRGITIFADQAKFSYNGSTYYLIDTPGHVDFSAEMERAIQVMDFAILIVSAVDGIEGHTETVWQLLKKHKVPVFFFLNKVDRDGADAERTIAEIRSSLTPDAIDLTHVLDNGRMDEELVEFIAERSEALLDHYMETGYDPERWLEALKEMIQERQIFACACGSALKDAGVAEFLEQLDQLTETHYSIEEGFSAQVYKIRHEPNGNRLTFIKVLSGELRVRDEIPYGPAEHRLTEKATQLRSYSGVKFQAVEKAEAGELVAVAGLSDARIGDGLGQAFSRASFSMVPTLKSKVLFDAAANVKEVLKTFMLLDAEDPSLRVVWDEHFQEIHIHVMGVIQLEVLQQIVKDRFGFDVSFGAPEILYKETIEDAVIGYGHFEPLRHYAEVHLQIESAQRGSGITLANACHADALSTGNQNLVLHHLEERDHHGLLTGSALTDLKITLLTGRGHNQHTSGGDFREAAYRALRQGLEKARNRLLEPVYRFKIIVDMDHMGKVLSDIQQAHGQFEAPELSGGRALIQGTVPVATFMEYSTEFASFTHGKGSLSLLFGGYDFCHNEDEVIRKIAYNKEADPEYTSTSIFCAKGQGYKVPWDEAEAAMHFL comes from the coding sequence ATGAATAAGACAATCGGCATTCTTGCCCATGTGGATGCAGGCAAAACAACGTTTTCGGAACAATTGCTGTATCATACCAAAAGCATCCGGCGGCGGGGACGCGTCGATCACCAAGACGCTTTTCTCGATAGCCATGAAATCGAAAAAAACAGAGGCATTACGATTTTCGCCGACCAGGCAAAGTTCTCCTACAACGGCTCGACGTATTATTTGATCGATACACCGGGGCATGTCGACTTTTCGGCTGAAATGGAACGCGCCATCCAAGTCATGGACTTTGCCATCCTGATCGTCAGTGCCGTTGACGGCATTGAAGGCCATACGGAAACGGTTTGGCAATTATTAAAAAAACACAAAGTGCCCGTATTCTTTTTCCTCAATAAAGTTGACCGTGACGGCGCAGATGCCGAACGCACCATCGCCGAAATCCGCAGCAGCCTGACGCCGGATGCCATTGATTTGACGCATGTTTTAGACAACGGCCGGATGGACGAAGAACTGGTTGAATTTATTGCCGAGCGCAGCGAAGCCCTGCTGGACCATTACATGGAGACCGGCTACGACCCGGAACGATGGCTTGAGGCATTAAAAGAAATGATCCAAGAACGCCAGATTTTCGCCTGTGCCTGCGGTTCCGCTTTAAAAGATGCTGGCGTAGCGGAATTTCTTGAGCAACTCGATCAATTGACGGAAACCCATTATTCAATAGAAGAAGGATTTTCGGCGCAAGTGTATAAAATCCGCCATGAGCCCAACGGCAATCGCCTTACATTTATCAAAGTTTTAAGCGGTGAACTGCGGGTGCGGGATGAAATCCCATACGGCCCTGCCGAACATCGCCTAACAGAAAAAGCGACGCAGCTACGCTCCTATAGCGGCGTAAAGTTCCAGGCGGTTGAAAAAGCGGAAGCCGGCGAACTCGTAGCTGTCGCGGGCTTATCGGATGCTCGCATTGGCGACGGACTGGGCCAGGCATTCTCCCGTGCTTCGTTTTCCATGGTGCCTACATTAAAATCGAAAGTGTTGTTTGATGCAGCAGCCAATGTTAAAGAAGTATTGAAAACATTCATGCTGCTGGATGCGGAAGACCCTTCTTTGCGCGTCGTCTGGGACGAACATTTCCAGGAAATCCACATTCACGTCATGGGAGTCATCCAACTGGAAGTGCTGCAGCAAATCGTCAAAGACCGCTTCGGTTTTGATGTGTCGTTCGGCGCTCCGGAAATCCTGTACAAAGAAACCATCGAAGATGCAGTCATCGGCTATGGCCATTTCGAACCGCTCCGCCATTACGCGGAAGTGCATCTCCAGATCGAATCCGCGCAGCGCGGAAGCGGCATCACACTGGCAAATGCCTGCCATGCGGATGCGCTGTCGACCGGCAATCAAAATCTCGTGCTGCACCATCTGGAAGAACGCGACCATCACGGCCTGCTTACGGGTTCTGCGTTGACCGATTTGAAAATCACGTTGTTGACCGGCCGCGGGCATAACCAGCATACGTCCGGCGGCGACTTCCGCGAAGCCGCTTACCGGGCTCTCCGGCAAGGCCTTGAAAAAGCCAGGAACCGTCTGCTTGAGCCGGTATATCGGTTTAAAATCATTGTCGACATGGACCATATGGGAAAAGTGTTATCCGACATCCAACAGGCCCATGGCCAATTTGAAGCCCCAGAACTTTCCGGAGGCCGAGCGTTGATTCAAGGGACGGTTCCAGTTGCTACCTTTATGGAGTACAGCACCGAATTCGCATCCTTCACCCACGGCAAAGGCTCTCTTTCCCTGCTGTTCGGCGGCTATGACTTCTGCCATAATGAAGATGAAGTGATCCGGAAAATCGCCTACAACAAAGAAGCCGATCCGGAGTACACATCCACTTCCATTTTTTGCGCAAAAGGCCAAGGCTATAAAGTTCCGTGGGACGAAGCAGAAGCCGCTATGCACTTCCTTTAA
- the hisG gene encoding ATP phosphoribosyltransferase — MDELTIAMPKGRIFEEAYELLVKAGYDLPKELDDSRKLIVEAPNERFRFILAKPMDVPVYVEHGVADIGIAGKDVMLELDRSVHELLDLGISRCYIATAGLPNTEMNPVTPRIATKYPKIASRFYRGKGEQVEIIELNGSIELAPMIGLADRIVDIVSTGKTLKENGLVEYEQIVDITSRLIANPVSYRLKQQRIRELVENLRKQAKA, encoded by the coding sequence ATGGATGAACTGACAATTGCAATGCCGAAAGGGCGCATTTTTGAAGAAGCTTATGAACTGCTTGTCAAAGCGGGCTATGATTTGCCGAAAGAACTGGACGACTCGCGCAAACTGATTGTGGAAGCGCCGAACGAACGCTTCCGCTTTATTTTGGCGAAGCCGATGGATGTGCCGGTTTACGTGGAACACGGCGTAGCAGATATCGGAATCGCGGGAAAAGATGTCATGCTGGAGCTCGACCGTTCGGTGCATGAACTGCTCGACCTTGGCATCAGCCGCTGCTATATTGCAACAGCTGGACTCCCTAACACGGAAATGAACCCGGTGACGCCGCGCATTGCGACAAAGTATCCGAAAATCGCTTCCCGCTTTTACCGCGGCAAAGGTGAACAGGTGGAAATCATTGAACTGAACGGTTCGATTGAATTGGCGCCGATGATCGGCTTGGCCGATCGCATCGTCGACATTGTATCCACCGGCAAAACCTTAAAGGAAAATGGCCTGGTGGAATATGAGCAGATCGTGGACATCACATCCCGTCTGATTGCCAATCCCGTGAGTTACCGACTGAAACAGCAGCGGATCCGGGAACTGGTCGAAAATCTACGAAAGCAGGCGAAAGCATGA
- a CDS encoding nucleoside recognition domain-containing protein, whose product MSTLKNGLKAGLRTTWTLGKIIFPITLLVTMLQYTPVLPFIIDFIAPVMGIFGLSGDAAIPLVLGNALNLYAGIGGILSLELTVKEVFILAVMLSFSHNIFIETGVALKVGVKLWVVLVVRFGLAALSGIIINLVWKGGAETAQYGFAPEKAADPEGWMAIFLLGLEKASFGILQLAMIVIPLMLMIQILKDKGALQRISNSMGPLTKLLGIQKNASLTLASGLVFGLAMGAGVMIQAVQEDGVSKKDATLAFIFLVACHAIVEDTLIFVPLGIPIWPLFIIRLVTALVLTIIVSYLWRKAEENRKEVVST is encoded by the coding sequence ATGTCTACGTTAAAAAATGGATTGAAAGCGGGTCTACGTACGACTTGGACATTGGGGAAAATCATTTTCCCGATTACATTATTGGTGACGATGCTCCAATATACACCGGTCCTGCCATTCATCATCGATTTTATCGCTCCGGTCATGGGAATCTTCGGCCTCAGCGGGGATGCCGCCATTCCGCTGGTTCTGGGCAATGCGCTGAACTTGTACGCCGGAATCGGAGGAATTTTGTCTCTGGAGCTTACTGTAAAAGAAGTATTTATCCTGGCAGTTATGCTGTCTTTTTCTCATAATATCTTTATCGAAACCGGTGTGGCGCTGAAAGTAGGCGTCAAACTGTGGGTCGTGCTCGTTGTCCGGTTCGGGCTTGCCGCTCTATCCGGGATCATTATCAATCTGGTCTGGAAAGGCGGAGCCGAAACCGCACAATACGGCTTTGCGCCGGAAAAGGCTGCTGATCCTGAGGGCTGGATGGCCATCTTCCTGCTGGGTCTGGAAAAAGCGTCATTCGGCATTTTGCAGCTGGCGATGATTGTCATTCCACTCATGCTGATGATTCAAATTTTGAAAGACAAAGGCGCCTTGCAGCGTATTTCAAATAGCATGGGTCCGTTGACGAAATTGCTCGGCATCCAGAAAAATGCTTCATTGACTTTGGCTTCCGGCCTGGTCTTTGGACTCGCAATGGGTGCGGGCGTTATGATCCAAGCGGTTCAGGAAGACGGCGTCAGCAAAAAAGATGCCACGCTTGCTTTCATCTTTTTGGTGGCGTGCCACGCCATCGTCGAAGATACGCTCATATTCGTTCCGCTCGGAATTCCGATATGGCCGCTGTTTATCATTCGCCTGGTGACCGCTTTAGTCTTGACGATTATAGTCTCCTACCTGTGGCGTAAAGCGGAAGAAAACCGGAAGGAAGTGGTTTCAACATGA
- a CDS encoding acyltransferase translates to MRNTERHFVTGSNSLWHIYKTVPFWKVAKNFIVIQMARYTPFLPMKNWLYKTFLRMKVGEHSSFALMVMPDVMFPEKITVGRNSVIGYNTTILAHEYLINEYRLGEVIIGDEVLIGANTTILPGVTIGDGAIVSASTLVNKDVPAGAFVGGNPMKIIYTAEQMAERQLKT, encoded by the coding sequence ATGAGAAATACAGAGCGCCATTTTGTGACAGGTTCCAATTCGCTTTGGCATATTTACAAAACCGTGCCGTTCTGGAAAGTAGCCAAAAATTTCATCGTCATTCAGATGGCCCGCTATACGCCGTTTCTGCCGATGAAAAATTGGCTTTACAAAACCTTTCTCCGAATGAAAGTGGGGGAACATTCTTCTTTTGCGTTGATGGTCATGCCGGACGTCATGTTCCCGGAAAAAATTACCGTCGGTCGCAATTCAGTGATTGGTTATAATACGACGATCCTTGCTCACGAGTATTTGATTAACGAATACCGGTTGGGGGAAGTGATTATAGGAGACGAAGTGCTGATCGGCGCCAACACCACCATTTTGCCAGGCGTGACAATCGGCGATGGCGCTATCGTCTCTGCATCTACACTCGTCAACAAAGACGTGCCAGCCGGTGCGTTTGTCGGCGGCAATCCGATGAAAATCATTTATACAGCTGAACAAATGGCCGAACGCCAACTGAAAACCTGA
- a CDS encoding N-acetylmuramoyl-L-alanine amidase family protein: protein MKIMIDAGHGPHTPGKRSPDGRIREFHFNSAVADEVKKRLVLDGHTVFFSHQPDQDVPLHERTSLANRLKADLLVSIHANAFGSFFNETSSIETFTFTKPSTSAVNFASCIQRALVISTHRKDRGVKRADYAVLRDTMMPAVLIECGFMTNREEAELLKLDAYRKRCAGAIAFGISCALS from the coding sequence ATGAAAATTATGATTGATGCAGGGCACGGTCCGCATACTCCAGGCAAGCGTTCCCCGGATGGGCGCATCCGAGAGTTCCACTTTAACTCAGCGGTCGCGGATGAGGTGAAAAAGCGTCTTGTGCTGGATGGGCATACGGTTTTTTTCAGCCATCAGCCTGACCAGGATGTTCCGCTGCACGAACGAACCTCCCTTGCCAACCGCTTAAAAGCAGATTTATTGGTCTCCATCCATGCCAACGCTTTCGGCTCTTTTTTCAATGAAACAAGCAGCATTGAAACGTTCACTTTCACCAAGCCGAGCACTTCCGCCGTCAATTTTGCCAGCTGCATCCAGCGGGCACTTGTGATATCGACTCACCGGAAAGACCGCGGAGTGAAACGAGCCGATTATGCCGTTCTGCGGGACACAATGATGCCTGCTGTGCTGATTGAATGCGGTTTTATGACCAACCGGGAAGAAGCCGAACTATTGAAACTGGATGCTTACCGGAAACGATGCGCCGGCGCCATTGCGTTCGGCATCAGCTGCGCCCTTTCTTAA
- the lgt gene encoding prolipoprotein diacylglyceryl transferase, which translates to MYSILASIDPIAFSLGPIDVRWYGVIIAVGIIIAFLVGQREMVKRGLHPDFLTDLLIWAVPLAIIGARIYYVIFQWEHYKDNPAEIIAIWNGGIAIHGALIASVIVAYLFTKSRNTSFLKVADILAPSILIGQAVGRWGNFINQEAHGGEVSRTFLENLFIPDWIINQMYIDGAYYHPTFLYESMWSLVGIIILLLLRRVNLVRGEMFFFYVIWYSVGRFFIEGMRTDSLYVIGELRAAQLVSVVAILIAVVFVVYRRVKLKNPPHYLDK; encoded by the coding sequence ATGTATTCGATTCTTGCTTCAATTGATCCGATCGCTTTTTCGCTCGGACCAATCGATGTCCGCTGGTACGGCGTCATTATTGCCGTCGGCATCATCATCGCATTTTTAGTGGGCCAGCGTGAAATGGTCAAACGGGGGCTTCACCCCGATTTTTTAACCGATCTGTTGATATGGGCGGTGCCCCTTGCCATCATCGGGGCCCGCATTTATTATGTGATTTTCCAGTGGGAGCATTATAAAGACAACCCCGCTGAAATCATTGCCATCTGGAACGGCGGGATTGCGATTCACGGAGCCTTGATCGCTTCGGTGATTGTGGCGTATTTGTTTACGAAAAGCCGCAATACTTCGTTCTTAAAAGTAGCGGATATTCTGGCGCCCAGCATTTTGATCGGCCAGGCTGTCGGCCGCTGGGGGAATTTCATCAACCAGGAAGCGCACGGCGGAGAAGTAAGCCGGACGTTTTTGGAGAATTTGTTTATCCCGGATTGGATCATCAATCAAATGTACATAGACGGCGCGTATTACCATCCGACGTTTTTATACGAATCAATGTGGAGCCTTGTCGGCATTATCATTTTGCTGCTGCTGCGCCGGGTTAACCTGGTACGGGGCGAAATGTTCTTTTTCTACGTCATCTGGTATTCTGTCGGGCGTTTCTTCATTGAAGGCATGCGGACAGACAGCTTGTACGTCATCGGGGAGCTGCGGGCTGCCCAACTAGTATCCGTAGTTGCTATCCTCATTGCCGTTGTTTTTGTTGTGTATCGCCGCGTTAAATTAAAAAATCCACCTCACTACTTGGATAAATAG
- the hisD gene encoding histidinol dehydrogenase: MKQMQLTSDISIRRTVAEDNAEQLAAVKEIIRNVRLNGDAALLEYTEKWDGVKLETIRVEPYEMKEAIDRFDPQLLQDLSEAAGNIRDYHENQKQQGYKNIKEDGSYVAQRVTAIGSAGLYVPGGTAAYPSSVLMNVIPAQVAGVGRIVLISPPGKDGKLSDGVLVAAHILGIEEVYKAGGAQAIAALAYGTESIQAVDKITGPGNVFVALAKREVFGDVAIDMIAGPSEITVIADDTAFADEVAADLLSQAEHDPMATAVLLTTSQRLADAVSLEVERQLKTLPRQAIAGKAIRDYGMIYIGKTMDDLIDAANELAPEHLEIMAADAEALSEKIQNAGAIFIGRYSSEPIGDYFAGTNHVLPTNSTARFSSALSVYDFVKRTSVVYYSEQAWQQNEAKIARLARLEGLEGHARAVESRAWKKENGR, encoded by the coding sequence ATGAAACAGATGCAATTGACTTCGGATATCTCCATCAGAAGAACGGTGGCTGAAGACAACGCCGAGCAACTGGCCGCTGTCAAAGAAATCATCCGGAATGTCCGGCTGAACGGCGATGCAGCACTGCTTGAATATACCGAGAAATGGGACGGCGTCAAATTGGAAACAATCCGAGTGGAGCCGTATGAAATGAAGGAAGCCATAGACCGTTTCGATCCGCAGCTTCTCCAGGATTTATCGGAAGCTGCAGGCAATATCCGGGACTACCACGAAAACCAGAAACAGCAAGGCTATAAAAACATAAAAGAAGACGGCTCTTATGTCGCCCAGCGGGTTACAGCAATTGGCTCAGCTGGCTTGTATGTGCCAGGTGGTACAGCAGCATACCCGTCTTCCGTATTGATGAATGTCATTCCGGCGCAAGTGGCAGGAGTGGGGCGCATTGTGCTGATTTCGCCTCCTGGAAAAGACGGCAAATTGTCTGACGGAGTACTCGTGGCGGCGCATATACTGGGGATTGAAGAAGTCTACAAAGCTGGCGGGGCACAGGCCATTGCGGCCCTTGCCTACGGGACAGAATCGATTCAGGCTGTCGATAAAATCACGGGTCCGGGCAATGTATTTGTAGCCCTCGCTAAACGCGAAGTGTTCGGTGACGTGGCCATTGATATGATTGCAGGGCCGAGTGAAATTACCGTCATTGCCGACGATACCGCTTTTGCAGATGAAGTGGCGGCGGACTTGCTTTCGCAGGCGGAGCACGACCCCATGGCGACGGCGGTGCTGCTGACGACTAGCCAACGATTGGCGGACGCTGTATCGCTTGAAGTCGAGCGCCAACTGAAAACCTTGCCGCGCCAAGCAATTGCCGGGAAAGCTATCCGGGATTACGGCATGATTTATATCGGAAAGACGATGGACGACTTGATTGATGCGGCGAACGAACTCGCCCCTGAGCATTTGGAAATCATGGCGGCAGATGCCGAAGCTTTGTCCGAAAAGATTCAAAACGCGGGCGCGATTTTTATCGGCCGCTATTCCTCGGAACCGATCGGCGATTATTTTGCCGGAACGAACCATGTTTTGCCGACCAATAGCACGGCGCGGTTCTCGAGTGCTTTGTCGGTCTATGATTTCGTCAAACGGACAAGCGTGGTGTATTACAGCGAACAGGCCTGGCAGCAAAACGAAGCGAAAATC
- the ppaX gene encoding pyrophosphatase PpaX, which produces MTKDINTLLFDFDGTLLDTNELIIQTFLSVLDEHFPGRFERQDVLHFIGPSLKQTFTAIAPERAEELMEQYRAVNKTLHDELVAEYDGVAETLRLLKSRGLKMAIVSTKRGAGIRHGLEVMGIEGLFDVIVSLDEVKEPKPDPEPVLLALERLDASPEEALMIGDNSHDIEGGQNAGVRTAGVAWSIKGEEYLAGFGPDYMLQHISDLLELTKEAVQ; this is translated from the coding sequence ATGACAAAAGACATCAATACGCTGTTATTCGATTTTGACGGCACTTTGCTTGATACAAACGAATTGATCATCCAGACCTTTCTGTCGGTGCTGGACGAACATTTCCCGGGCCGCTTTGAACGCCAGGATGTGCTGCATTTTATCGGTCCATCCTTGAAACAGACCTTTACCGCAATTGCCCCGGAACGGGCAGAAGAACTGATGGAACAATACCGCGCCGTCAATAAAACCTTGCATGATGAATTAGTGGCAGAATACGACGGCGTTGCGGAAACCTTGCGCCTCCTGAAAAGCCGTGGCCTGAAAATGGCGATCGTCTCGACGAAAAGAGGTGCAGGCATCCGACATGGCCTGGAAGTGATGGGCATTGAAGGGTTATTCGATGTCATCGTCAGTTTGGACGAAGTGAAAGAACCGAAGCCGGACCCAGAACCGGTCCTGCTGGCATTGGAGCGTTTGGACGCGTCTCCTGAAGAAGCATTGATGATCGGGGACAACTCGCACGACATCGAAGGGGGCCAAAATGCCGGCGTCCGTACTGCAGGTGTGGCCTGGTCGATTAAAGGCGAGGAATACTTAGCCGGCTTCGGTCCGGATTATATGCTGCAGCATATCAGCGATTTGCTGGAGCTCACGAAAGAAGCGGTCCAATGA
- a CDS encoding ATP phosphoribosyltransferase regulatory subunit, with product MTIQMFEKPLGMRDDFPFIAKKKAELRAKGTSIMQGSGYDLLQTPTLEYYETIGKISAIPDNALFKLLDSQGETLVLRPDMTSPIARVAASKLLKEKMPVRLGYYSNVFRAQKREGGRPAEFEQMGVELIGDDSLYADAEVIILASTILKELNVESGRVVIGHTQLLQLILKDFGLDNSQIDVVRSALVSKNSVCFEQLAAELLNDESKAAAFKGLVTTSSLEDWKPYINPSNEEQAALYEEMLKLQTIIQRNGLSEAITYDLSFTSHMTYYTGLVFEFYGAGSGFPLGNGGRYDGLMKQFGLHVGATGFGLRVDRLLEVIAPNQEAEPHILILFSEETEETAHEQAQELRTNGSRVTLQYAPAVKALEEFSALFSEVRRLEGATNG from the coding sequence ATGACCATTCAAATGTTCGAAAAACCGTTAGGCATGCGCGACGATTTTCCTTTTATAGCGAAGAAAAAAGCCGAGCTGCGCGCGAAAGGCACTTCAATTATGCAAGGGTCCGGATATGATCTGCTTCAGACTCCGACCTTGGAATATTACGAAACAATCGGCAAAATTTCCGCCATTCCGGACAATGCGCTTTTTAAATTGCTGGATAGCCAAGGTGAAACGCTGGTCCTGCGGCCGGATATGACATCTCCGATTGCACGGGTGGCAGCATCCAAATTGCTGAAAGAAAAAATGCCGGTGCGTCTTGGGTACTATTCCAATGTCTTCCGCGCACAAAAACGGGAAGGCGGCCGCCCGGCAGAATTCGAACAGATGGGCGTTGAACTGATCGGCGACGATTCTCTTTATGCAGACGCAGAAGTGATCATCCTGGCATCGACCATCTTAAAAGAATTGAACGTGGAATCGGGACGTGTCGTAATTGGCCATACGCAATTGCTTCAGCTGATTTTAAAAGATTTTGGCTTGGACAACAGCCAAATCGATGTTGTCCGTTCGGCTTTGGTATCGAAAAACAGTGTCTGTTTTGAACAGCTTGCCGCTGAGCTATTAAATGACGAGTCGAAGGCCGCCGCTTTTAAAGGGTTGGTGACGACGTCTTCTTTAGAAGACTGGAAGCCGTATATCAATCCTTCCAACGAAGAACAGGCGGCGCTGTACGAGGAAATGCTGAAACTGCAAACCATTATCCAGCGAAACGGCTTATCCGAAGCCATTACCTATGATTTATCCTTTACAAGCCATATGACGTATTACACCGGATTGGTGTTTGAATTCTACGGAGCTGGAAGCGGGTTTCCACTCGGCAACGGGGGACGCTACGACGGCCTTATGAAGCAATTCGGCCTGCATGTCGGCGCTACCGGGTTCGGCCTTCGCGTCGACCGGCTGCTCGAAGTCATTGCACCGAACCAGGAAGCAGAACCGCATATCCTCATTCTCTTCTCGGAAGAGACCGAAGAAACGGCTCATGAGCAGGCGCAGGAGCTGCGCACAAACGGGTCGCGGGTGACGCTTCAATATGCTCCGGCCGTAAAAGCGTTAGAAGAGTTTAGCGCATTATTCAGCGAAGTAAGACGATTGGAAGGTGCTACAAATGGATGA